A window of Streptomyces profundus genomic DNA:
CGCCTTCCTCCCCGCCGTCACCGGCGCCCTGGCCGGCGGCCGGATCGGCACCGCCGTGCTGGCCGTGCTGCTGCCGGCCCTGGCCAGGTCGGCCGTCGCCGCCGCCGGCCACACCAGGGACGGCGTCGGGCCCTGGCGCGCCGTCTGGGCCTGCGCCCTGCTGCTCACCGTGGGCGCCGCCTTCACCCCGGTCATCTGGCCGATGGCGGTGGTGCTCGCCTGCTGCGCCCTGCTGCTGCCCTGGCGCACCCCTTCGGCGGTGCGGCGGGCCAAGGCGCTCCGCTTCGCGATCGCCCTGGCGACCCCGCTCCTGGTGCTCGCGCCCTGGTCGCTCTCCACGCTGCTGAGCCCGTCCGCGTTCCTGCGGGAGGCCGGGCTCCCCTACGAGACCGGCTCGACCAGCGCGCTCCAGCTGATGGGGCTCAGCCCCGGCGGCCCGGGCACGCCGAGCGGCTGGCTGCTGGCCGGTGTGCTGCTCGCGGCGCTGGGCGCGCTGCTGCGCTCGGAGCGCGGGCTGGCCATCCACACCGCCTGGGCCGCCGCGCTGACCGGCCTGCTCTTCGCCGTCTGGTCGGATGTGGACGGCTGGGCCGGCCCGGCCACGCTGCTCTACGGCCTGGCGCTGCTCTGTGCCGCCGTGCTCGGCGCCGACGGCGCGCGCTACCGCGTTGCGGCGCGCAGCTTCGGCTGGCGGCAGCCGCTGGCCGTGGCCGTGGCCGGCGCCGCCGCAGCGGGGCCGCTGCTGGTCGCCGCCGGATGGGTGCTGGGCGGCGCCGACGGCCCGTTGAAGCGCACCGGCCCGGTCCAGGTGCCGGCCTTCGTCGCCGCTGAGAGCACCACCAGCGACCAGGCCCGCACCCTGGTGCTGGACGCCAGGGGCGCGGGCGCCGAGGACGGCGAGGCGAGGGAGGTCTCCTACACGCTGGTGCGCGGTTCCGGCGCCCGCCTCGGCGATGCCGACCTGGCCGAACTCCTCGGCGAGGACAGCTCGTTGAGCCAGGCCGTGGGCGATCTGACCGCCGGCACCGGAGCCGACCAGACGCGGGTCCTCGCCGACTACGCGGTCCGCTACGTGCTGGTGCGCGACGGCGGTCCCGAGGCCCTGCACCAGGTGCTGGACACCACCCCGGGGCTTCAGCGGCTCAGCCAGGAGGACGGCAGCGCGCTCTGGCGGGTGAACCGCGACGCGGCCCGCGCCATGGTGCTCCCCGCCGAGGAGGAGGGGCCGGGCGCCGAGCCCGTTCCGCTGCCCGCCGAGTCGGTCGAGATCCACACCGAGCTGCCCGAGGGGCCGGCCGGCCGGGTGCTGCGGCTCGCCGACAGCGCCGACGAGGGCTGGACGGCCACGCTCGACGGCGCCTCGCTCACCCCCGTCACGGTGGGCGGTTGGGCCCAGGGCTTCGAACTGCCCGCCGGCGGCGGCCGGTTGGATGTCGTCTATGAGACGTCGGGCGTCCACACCCTGTGGGTCTGGGCCCAGGGCCTTGGCCTGTTGGTGCTCTGCGTGCTCTCCCTGCCCGATCGGCGCCGCGAGTTGGACGACGACATGCCCGAGCCGGAGGCCGAGGCGGCGCCCGTGGGCCGCCGGGCCCGCCGGATGGCGTCCGTGCCGGCCCAGGGCGGGCCGGCCGCGGCGCCCGAGCCGGCCGCGGCCCAGCAGCCCGAGCCGGAGCGGCCCGAGTGGGCGCCGACGGCCGCGACGCCGGACGCCTACCAGGACGGCTCCGCCTACGACGGCGGCCAGCAGCCCTACCAGGACGGCTCCGGCTATCCCCCCGACCAGTACGGTCAGCAGCCGGGGCCCGGCTATCCGCCGGGCCAGCGGGTGCCAGGGCAGCAGCCCTACGGCGACTGGGAGGGCCAGCCCTATCAGCAGGGCTACGACCAGGGCCAGCAGCAGAGTTACGACCAGAGCTATGTCGCGCCATACGACTACCCGACCGACTATGGCGACGGGAGTGATCACCGGTGAACCGCGCGCCCCTTCCGCTGCTCGGGATCGTCGCGGCGCTGCTCGCCGTGGCCGGCGTCGCGGCGCTGCGCCCCGACGCCCAGGAGACGGTGGAGCTGCCCGAGGCCACCCGACTCCCCGTCGAGCGCACCGCGCTCACCTGCCCGCGCCCGTCCGGAGCCGAGTCCGCCACCACCTGGTACAGCGCCTTCACCCCGCCGACCGAGAGCGCGCGGGGCGCACAGGACGAGGAAGGCGCCGCCTACCTGCTTCCCGCGCCGGAGCACACGCCCAACCCGGACGCCGGTGAGACGACCGACCCCGAGGAGGGCGACGAGAGCGAGAGCGGCGAGGAGTCCGAGGACACGGACGAGACCGAAGAGGCCGACGAGGCGGAGGACGGCGCGGCCGAGGAGCCCGAGGTCGAGCCGGTGATCGAGCTGGCCGAGCCGGGTCTCCCCGTCACCACCCGGGTAGACGAGACGGGCGCGCCGGCCCTCGCCGGCATCGCCGAGCAGTGGCTCGCGCCCGGCTGGACGGTCCAGCAGACCACCGTCGTCAGCTCAGGTGAGGGCACCGGCACCCTCGGCACCGCCTGTCAGACCCCGGACACCGAGTTCTGGTTCGCCGGCGCGAGCGCCGAGGAGGACCGGCACGACTATGTGCATGTCACCAACCCGGACGAGGCCGCGACCGTCGTGGACATCGAGATCTACGGCGCCGAGGGCAGGGTCGAGGCCGAGCACGGCCAGGCCATCACGGTGCCCGGGCAGTCGAGCGTCGCCATCAGGCTCTCCACGCTGCTGAGCGAGCCGGAGCCCGGGCTCGCCGTGCATGTCGCGGCCCGCAGCGGCCGGGTCGGCGCGCAGGTCGAGGTGGTGGACGCGCGGCTCGGCACGGACTGGCTGCCCCCCGTCACCGCGCCGGTCGCCGACTCCGTGGTGCTGCCCGGCATCCCCGCGGGGGTGAACGCCTCCCGGCTCACCGTCTTCGCCCCCGGCGAGGAGGACATCGCGCTCGACATCGGCCTCGCCGGCCCCTCCGGCACCATCACGCCGGCCGGCCACGAGTCCGTCTCCGCCCACGCCGGCACCGTCACCACCGTCGACCTCGGCGACATCACCCAGGGCGAGGCGTCCTCGCTGGTCCTCACCAGAACGTCCGGCTCCGGCGGCGGCCCGGTGATCGCCAGCCTGCACGTGGTCGCGGGCGAGGACGACGAGCGCGAGTCCGCGTTCATCCCGGCCGCAGCGCCGGTGGGGGAGCGGGCCACCGCCGCCGGGAACACCGGCTCGGGCACCAGGCTCTCGCTCTTCGCGCTGGACGAGACGGTCGAGGTCGAGGTCACCTACTCCGCCGGCGCCGACGGCGGCGAGCCGGTCGAGGAGACGTACACGGTCGACCCCGGCACCACCATGACCATCACCCCCGAACTCGACGACACCGAGGGCAACTTCGCGCTCACGCTGACCCCGTCGAGCCGGGGCGGATCGCTCTGGGCCGCGCGCACCCTCATCGTGGACGACGACGGCACGACCACGTTCACCACCCAGACCCTGCCCGACGACCACTCCCGGGTCTCCGTCCCCGAGAGCAGCCAGGACCTGTCGATGCTGGTCGAGTGAACGGCCGAGTCACGGCCGGGCGCTCAGTCCTGCCCGTACTGCGGGTCGACCGTCTCGGGCGCCAGCCCCAGCAGCTCGGCCGCCTGCTCCACGACCACCTCGTGCACCAG
This region includes:
- a CDS encoding glycosyltransferase family 2 protein is translated as MSVHSQQAAQPAAHPEFPRHVVTAVLVSHDGERWLPEVLSGLLGQERPVQDVIAADTGSADASATLITEAFGAERVLHLARRTGFGAAVAEAVRTAPVLTPEELPYLKRPAAWDPVNRTWDTSTYDLPEHPHGEPVHWLWLLHDDSAPEPDALDKLLRQADASPSAAVVGAKLRGWYDRRQLLEVGVSLAYSGRRWTGLDRREQDQGQHDRVRPVLSVSTAGMLIRRDVFEQLGGFDRRLPLTRDDVDLCWRAQQAGHGVLIAPDAVLRHAEAASRERRSIDCAGRLGGSPHRVDKAAAAYTLLANARGQVLPWVLFRLILGTLLRVLAYLVGKQPGRALDEAAGMLSTLLRPGRLIAARRARAKAAAAGHDPKELRPLFPPPGATIRTTVEQVASNFGGRAEPASASSGRHGAVESGPGDDEADSLQVEQFSRVKRLAKRPGPMLFLVLLVVSLMACRNLIGGGALAGGALLPAPPDAGALWDRYLATWQPVGTGGTESAPPYLGLLALLSSALLGNPGPAMTLLLVASVPLAGLSAYFASRPLVMSRLLRAWGSVAYAFLPAVTGALAGGRIGTAVLAVLLPALARSAVAAAGHTRDGVGPWRAVWACALLLTVGAAFTPVIWPMAVVLACCALLLPWRTPSAVRRAKALRFAIALATPLLVLAPWSLSTLLSPSAFLREAGLPYETGSTSALQLMGLSPGGPGTPSGWLLAGVLLAALGALLRSERGLAIHTAWAAALTGLLFAVWSDVDGWAGPATLLYGLALLCAAVLGADGARYRVAARSFGWRQPLAVAVAGAAAAGPLLVAAGWVLGGADGPLKRTGPVQVPAFVAAESTTSDQARTLVLDARGAGAEDGEAREVSYTLVRGSGARLGDADLAELLGEDSSLSQAVGDLTAGTGADQTRVLADYAVRYVLVRDGGPEALHQVLDTTPGLQRLSQEDGSALWRVNRDAARAMVLPAEEEGPGAEPVPLPAESVEIHTELPEGPAGRVLRLADSADEGWTATLDGASLTPVTVGGWAQGFELPAGGGRLDVVYETSGVHTLWVWAQGLGLLVLCVLSLPDRRRELDDDMPEPEAEAAPVGRRARRMASVPAQGGPAAAPEPAAAQQPEPERPEWAPTAATPDAYQDGSAYDGGQQPYQDGSGYPPDQYGQQPGPGYPPGQRVPGQQPYGDWEGQPYQQGYDQGQQQSYDQSYVAPYDYPTDYGDGSDHR
- a CDS encoding DUF5719 family protein; the encoded protein is MNRAPLPLLGIVAALLAVAGVAALRPDAQETVELPEATRLPVERTALTCPRPSGAESATTWYSAFTPPTESARGAQDEEGAAYLLPAPEHTPNPDAGETTDPEEGDESESGEESEDTDETEEADEAEDGAAEEPEVEPVIELAEPGLPVTTRVDETGAPALAGIAEQWLAPGWTVQQTTVVSSGEGTGTLGTACQTPDTEFWFAGASAEEDRHDYVHVTNPDEAATVVDIEIYGAEGRVEAEHGQAITVPGQSSVAIRLSTLLSEPEPGLAVHVAARSGRVGAQVEVVDARLGTDWLPPVTAPVADSVVLPGIPAGVNASRLTVFAPGEEDIALDIGLAGPSGTITPAGHESVSAHAGTVTTVDLGDITQGEASSLVLTRTSGSGGGPVIASLHVVAGEDDERESAFIPAAAPVGERATAAGNTGSGTRLSLFALDETVEVEVTYSAGADGGEPVEETYTVDPGTTMTITPELDDTEGNFALTLTPSSRGGSLWAARTLIVDDDGTTTFTTQTLPDDHSRVSVPESSQDLSMLVE